The genome window ACTTGATAAATCTTTTCAAAACAGGAAGATTTTGTCATTGGACTCGCCAGGAAATCATAAAACACCCGGCTGAACCGCTTAATGGCGCGCAGGAAAGAAATGTTGGCCGCCATATGTCGGATAAACTGTTTTTCTTCACTCCGGCCGGTGAATCCGATGAGAATGATCCCGTACAAAACCAATCCGGTCATGACGGCCAGTATTACTGGGAGGCGACCAGACCCCAATAAAAGTAAAATGAAATATATGCTAAAGCTGCAAACAAAGACAGGCAGCAAAAGTCCGCGTATGGTTTCTAAAATCAATTGTCTCGTCTCTAATCCATATTCCGCGGATGCAATCTTAAGCAGCACAGCAGCCGTGGGGATCATCGGCAGCATCATGCCCCAGGCGGCGCCGGCGATGCCCATGAATGGTATCAATACGCTGGTCAGTATTATTATGCCGAATCCCAGGAAAAGGCTCAGAGCAACGATGGATTTTATTACTCCCCGGCCCCATAGTATAGTCAACGGCGCCGCTATCACCGCGTCCGCGAGCACCACCACCGACATAATGCGCAAAATCTCCACTGCGCCGTGGGGTGGGTGGCTGAGCCACGCCTGCAGGACTGCCGGTGCAGCGACAAATATAAAACAAAGAAAAGGACAGACCAGCACCAGGCTCCAACGCAATCCCACGCGCAGCACTCCGCCGCTTTTCTCACCCTCCTGCTGATTCTGGCTGGCTGCCGGAAAGAGCACTTCTGCGGATCGCCAGTTTATAGACGAGATAGCCATTGGAATTTTTTGTCCAATATAAAAAGGTACGGCAGCGGCTGGTCCCATGATAAATCCGATCAGCATCGGGCCGTAATTCCATGAGATGCCGCTCATCGTATCGAGCAAAAAACTCGAGAAGACAAATGGCAGATGCTGATGAACAGCACTCCATTTTACCACACCGGGGCGAAATCGAATATGCGGACAAGCGCCCACCACTAACCACAATAGAGACAGGCTCCTCAAAATCGCCACAACCAGCTGAAAAACGACCAGGCTGTATAGAGAGCCGCCGACGGCAACGATCAAAAAAACACCGATCACCCAGCCGACAGAAGCTACAATTGAAACCATGTTAAGTAAGTCAAAACGCCGGAATCCCGACAAAACGGCGTACGCAAAGGCACTAATCTTTTCAAAAAAAAAGATAATGCCAAAAAGGGCAAAGACAATGGTGACCGTTCTGGGATTGAAATGAGAGAAATGCAGTTTGTCGGGGAAAAAGAGTCCTGTACTCAATAAGAGAAGACAACCACCCGCTCCTACGAGTAAATATACATTGCCCACTGACTCGACAAAGGATATATCATCATCGGCCCATCTAGTTTGATTTGCTGCGATGATCCTGTTGATACTGGGACCCAGGCCGAAATCAATCGATAAAATAATGCCCATCAATGATGCAGCTACGATCCATAGCCCGTACTGATCATGGCCAAGCGCCGTGAGCATCATCGGCACGACCAGAAGGCCCACCAGAGCCGACACCGGCGCCGCCAAATTGTTGATCACAGCGTCCCGCATCAGCCGATGCGATTCGCCGGAGCTCATAAAGATGCCTCCGATTTGACGGCTTTGACGGCCACCAGTACCTGATACGCCGGATCTATAAAATCCAATTGCTCTTTAGTCAATTCCTCCGCTGCCAGGCCGTAGAGAAAAGCGGCTGACGCCAAAACATTGCCGTACACCTCGACTAAAACGTTGCCGGGGGGAAATCTCTCCTCAAAAA of bacterium contains these proteins:
- a CDS encoding oligosaccharide flippase family protein — encoded protein: MSSGESHRLMRDAVINNLAAPVSALVGLLVVPMMLTALGHDQYGLWIVAASLMGIILSIDFGLGPSINRIIAANQTRWADDDISFVESVGNVYLLVGAGGCLLLLSTGLFFPDKLHFSHFNPRTVTIVFALFGIIFFFEKISAFAYAVLSGFRRFDLLNMVSIVASVGWVIGVFLIVAVGGSLYSLVVFQLVVAILRSLSLLWLVVGACPHIRFRPGVVKWSAVHQHLPFVFSSFLLDTMSGISWNYGPMLIGFIMGPAAAVPFYIGQKIPMAISSINWRSAEVLFPAASQNQQEGEKSGGVLRVGLRWSLVLVCPFLCFIFVAAPAVLQAWLSHPPHGAVEILRIMSVVVLADAVIAAPLTILWGRGVIKSIVALSLFLGFGIIILTSVLIPFMGIAGAAWGMMLPMIPTAAVLLKIASAEYGLETRQLILETIRGLLLPVFVCSFSIYFILLLLGSGRLPVILAVMTGLVLYGIILIGFTGRSEEKQFIRHMAANISFLRAIKRFSRVFYDFLASPMTKSSCFEKIYQVPDPWQAGESEGQAHFRKVLSLLDKVSEGKFHYALEVGCAEGAFTRLLSTRCRSLLAVDFSETALTRARHNVPDAHVSFQNLNILTDPVSGKFDFVAAMDLMENMFHPWDVKRVRDKLVAALAADGYFLLVCQKQDSEFEKSWWADLFIRGGVAIRNYVGRHPSLRLVHSETTEHRVYAVFRKTSS